The Syntrophales bacterium region AGGGCCAGCTTGTTCACCTTTCCGTTGGCCAGGAGCGGCAGGAGCGGACGGATGATGAACTTCTTCGGGACCTTGTAATTGGCCATTTTCCCCTTGCAGTATTCCCGGAGCTCCTCCTCCGTGACTTCCTTGCCCGGCATGGGCATGACGAAGGCCCAGCCGACCTCCTGGTAGATCTCGTCGGGCACGCCGATGACGGCGGAGAAGA contains the following coding sequences:
- a CDS encoding fatty acid--CoA ligase, translating into FSAVIGVPDEIYQEVGWAFVMPMPGKEVTEEELREYCKGKMANYKVPKKFIIRPLLPLLANGKVNKLALKEECKNVSGAK